Proteins encoded by one window of Antechinus flavipes isolate AdamAnt ecotype Samford, QLD, Australia chromosome 4, AdamAnt_v2, whole genome shotgun sequence:
- the CDRT4 gene encoding CMT1A duplicated region transcript 4 protein, with product MRTDPENPRRKTLAPMDNHIRSSANIGLPLNLINQHASWPAYVTYTSPSVNRLIEQERLKQSEYYNFSQEDRGESNHNIQPGFIYLSRKPANFSADASYKEHPTTSVLESHSPLAAPLPDLHVNGAIPQTASRGDPTDACNKLIYSQKPMMRIFVYGALPDDTERKTNVH from the exons ATGCGCACAGATCCAGAGAATCCACGCAGAAAAACTTTGGCTCCTATGG ATAACCATATCAGATCTTCGGCTAACATTGGTCTTCCACTCAACCTGATTAACCAGCATGCATCATGGCCAGCTTATGTCACCTATACATCCCCAAGTGTCAACAGACTTATTGAGCAAGAAAGACTGAAACAATCAGAATACTACAACTTCAGTCAGGAAGACAGAGGAGAATCAAACCACAACATTCAACCAGGATTCATCTACCTTTCAAGAAAGCCTGCCAACTTTTCTGCTGATGCTTCTTATAAGGAGCATCCCACAACATCGGTTCTGGAGAGCCACTCCCCATTGGCAGCCCCACTGCCTGATTTACATGTGAATGGTGCAATTCCCCAGACAGCTTCAAGAGGCGATCCCACTGATGCTTGCAACAAACTCATTTATTCCCAAAAACCTATGATGCGCATTTTCGTGTATGGTGCCCTGCCAGATGACacggagagaaaaacaaatgttcaTTAG